Proteins found in one Planctomycetes bacterium MalM25 genomic segment:
- the tylM1 gene encoding dTDP-3-amino-3,6-dideoxy-alpha-D-glucopyranose N,N-dimethyltransferase — MDPTENAAVYDRIAEHWASDAFEATNGVAQHERALRFAPGSGAALDVGCGANGRLIDLLRRHGYQVEGLDHSTRMLEFARRRHPEVTFHHADIRVWPFERRYAFISAWDSLWHVPLADQIAVLKRICDGLAPDGVLVFSAGGLDAPGEVTNPCHGQPLYHATPGVPQLLRAIEAAGCVCRHLEYDQLPEKHVYFVVQKAQAGA, encoded by the coding sequence ATGGACCCGACCGAAAACGCCGCCGTCTACGACCGGATCGCCGAGCATTGGGCGAGCGATGCGTTCGAGGCGACGAACGGCGTTGCGCAGCACGAGCGGGCGCTCCGTTTCGCCCCCGGATCGGGCGCCGCGCTCGACGTCGGTTGCGGAGCCAACGGCCGGCTGATCGATCTGCTGCGGCGCCACGGGTACCAAGTCGAAGGGCTCGACCATTCGACGAGGATGCTCGAGTTCGCCCGGCGCCGTCACCCCGAGGTGACGTTCCATCACGCCGACATCCGCGTGTGGCCATTCGAGCGGCGGTACGCCTTCATCTCGGCCTGGGACAGCCTCTGGCACGTCCCCCTGGCGGACCAGATCGCCGTGCTGAAGAGAATCTGCGACGGGCTCGCCCCGGACGGGGTGCTCGTCTTCTCGGCCGGCGGTCTCGACGCCCCCGGCGAGGTGACGAACCCGTGCCACGGCCAGCCGCTCTACCACGCCACGCCCGGCGTCCCGCAGCTGCTGCGGGCGATCGAAGCCGCCGGCTGCGTCTGTCGGCATCTGGAGTACGACCAGTTGCCGGAGAAACACGTCTATTTCGTCGTGCAAAAGGCCCAAGCCGGCGCCTGA
- the amtB gene encoding Ammonia channel precursor produces MVFAPKLAALLLAFFAALAVATPAVAQEPSLADLADGVEEAKLAGHNAWMLTSCALVLFMTVPGLAMFYGGLVRRKNILSVLMQCIFLMGLMTTLWAIYGYSLAFGGDDPYIGNGEFLFMENVARTWNAETGAANEPMVDLDGSKIPTLTHMLFQGMFFIITPALICGAFAERMKFSSMVVFSVLWGTLVYCPLCHWVWDGGILAYGGENSWGNGALDFAGGTVVHISSGISALVLALMIGKRKGFGTEDMRPHNLTYTAIGAGMLWVGWFGFNAGSELLSDHLTSQAFAVTHFGAAAGVLAWSAYEWLTRGKPSVLGAASGAVAGLVCVTPAAGFVSPMSGLIMGAAGGAVCAWAVGLKGKLGYDDALDAFGVHGVGGTLGAILTGVFATRAAWDIADGKPLGLIEAGSYGESVLGGQLCATAVTWLFSIVATVIIAGVVNAVMGLRIDEEGERRGLDLADHEEEGYLL; encoded by the coding sequence ATGGTCTTCGCACCCAAATTGGCGGCGTTGTTGTTGGCGTTTTTTGCGGCACTGGCGGTGGCGACCCCGGCCGTTGCCCAAGAGCCGAGCTTGGCCGACCTGGCCGACGGCGTGGAGGAGGCGAAGCTCGCCGGCCACAACGCCTGGATGCTCACCAGCTGCGCCCTCGTGCTGTTCATGACCGTGCCCGGCCTCGCCATGTTCTACGGCGGCCTGGTGCGGCGGAAGAACATCCTCAGCGTCCTGATGCAGTGCATCTTCCTGATGGGCCTGATGACCACCCTCTGGGCGATCTACGGCTACTCGCTCGCCTTCGGCGGTGACGACCCGTATATCGGCAACGGCGAGTTTCTCTTCATGGAGAACGTCGCCCGGACTTGGAACGCCGAGACCGGCGCTGCAAACGAGCCGATGGTCGATTTGGATGGCAGCAAGATCCCGACGCTCACGCACATGCTCTTTCAGGGCATGTTCTTCATCATCACCCCCGCGCTGATCTGCGGCGCCTTCGCCGAGCGGATGAAGTTCTCGTCGATGGTCGTCTTCAGCGTCCTGTGGGGCACGCTGGTCTACTGCCCACTCTGCCACTGGGTCTGGGACGGTGGCATCCTGGCCTACGGCGGTGAGAACTCGTGGGGCAACGGCGCCCTCGACTTCGCGGGCGGCACGGTGGTCCACATCAGCTCGGGCATCTCCGCCCTCGTGCTCGCCCTGATGATCGGCAAGCGGAAGGGCTTCGGCACCGAGGACATGCGTCCGCACAACCTGACCTACACCGCGATCGGAGCCGGCATGCTGTGGGTCGGCTGGTTCGGCTTCAACGCGGGCAGCGAGCTCCTCTCGGACCACCTCACCTCGCAGGCGTTCGCGGTCACCCACTTCGGCGCCGCGGCGGGCGTGCTCGCCTGGTCGGCCTACGAGTGGCTCACCCGCGGCAAGCCGAGCGTCCTCGGCGCCGCGTCCGGCGCGGTGGCGGGCCTCGTCTGCGTGACCCCCGCGGCCGGCTTCGTCTCGCCCATGTCGGGCCTGATCATGGGCGCCGCGGGCGGCGCCGTCTGCGCCTGGGCCGTCGGCCTCAAGGGCAAACTCGGCTACGACGACGCCCTCGACGCCTTCGGCGTGCACGGCGTCGGCGGCACGCTGGGCGCCATCCTGACGGGCGTCTTCGCGACTCGGGCGGCCTGGGACATCGCCGACGGCAAGCCACTCGGCCTGATCGAAGCGGGCTCCTACGGCGAATCGGTCCTGGGCGGCCAACTCTGTGCGACCGCCGTCACCTGGCTGTTCAGCATCGTGGCGACCGTCATCATCGCCGGCGTGGTCAACGCCGTGATGGGCTTGCGGATCGACGAGGAGGGCGAACGCCGCGGCCTCGACCTCGCCGACCATGAGGAAGAGGGCTACCTGCTCTGA
- the rpoE_3 gene encoding ECF RNA polymerase sigma-E factor has protein sequence MPAPDQSARFRDLLQRNQPRWVGIARAYAPPPDREDLLQEIALQVWKSLEAFDGRASIDTWAYRVALNTALAWKRKAAGRANKLPQAADDVNQLPGDGGSEEAVTRVLDQFLASLSEADRAVMLIFLDGLPGGEAAEVLGVSEGAYRTRLSRLRTRFEETHSQPGAER, from the coding sequence ATGCCTGCTCCCGACCAATCAGCCCGCTTCCGCGATCTGCTCCAGCGCAATCAACCGCGCTGGGTCGGGATCGCACGGGCGTACGCGCCACCGCCGGACCGGGAGGACCTGCTGCAAGAGATCGCCCTGCAGGTCTGGAAAAGCCTTGAGGCATTTGACGGGCGAGCGAGTATCGACACGTGGGCCTACCGCGTGGCGCTGAACACCGCGCTCGCCTGGAAGCGTAAGGCGGCTGGTCGGGCAAACAAGCTCCCTCAGGCGGCCGACGACGTGAACCAACTGCCCGGCGACGGCGGCAGCGAGGAAGCGGTCACCCGGGTGCTCGACCAATTCCTCGCCTCACTCTCCGAGGCGGACCGCGCCGTGATGCTGATCTTCCTCGATGGCCTCCCGGGCGGCGAGGCGGCCGAGGTGCTGGGCGTCTCCGAGGGAGCCTACCGCACACGCCTGAGCCGCCTCCGCACCCGCTTCGAAGAGACCCACAGCCAGCCGGGGGCCGAACGATGA
- the ampC gene encoding Beta-lactamase, with the protein MNRLLLIPLAPLVAAASSVCADLPEQIDALCQPYVESQTVGGMSVGIIKGGQAFVRGYGQLSADDSTEPDGETIYEIGSVSKVFTGLLLAEAVIDSRVSLVTPADELLPKGVTMNRRHESLPIRLWHLSTHTSGLPRLPSNLDTSDPDPYANYGGRELAAFLKEFQPRKRPGEQQAYSNLGAGLLGSLLAREQKTGYDDLLQKRVVEPLGMKDTRVKLAGDQRDRVAPPHTGGGLAAREWGFDQLAGAGGIHSTANDLLSFAQAQLDPPEGDLGQAIDLAWMIHQQPIDEDDFAMGLGWHVARDGSTRWHNGQTSGYHAALFISRRFDAAAIVLTNTATGEVDALAGQIIRLLAGQKEKPREFEKTLEIDPELMRGYAGVYRFAPGVDLTVTTQGGRLMAQLTGQPAVRVYPRSETEWFYKVVEATLTFQADGKGRGTAVELFQNGIRQTAKRVD; encoded by the coding sequence ATGAATCGGTTGCTTCTCATCCCACTCGCCCCGCTGGTTGCTGCGGCGTCGAGCGTCTGCGCCGATCTCCCCGAGCAGATCGACGCCCTCTGCCAGCCCTACGTCGAAAGCCAAACCGTCGGCGGCATGAGTGTCGGTATCATCAAGGGCGGCCAAGCCTTCGTTCGTGGCTACGGCCAGCTGTCGGCGGACGATTCGACTGAGCCGGACGGCGAAACGATCTATGAGATCGGCTCGGTCTCCAAGGTCTTCACCGGGCTGCTTCTCGCCGAGGCGGTGATCGACAGCCGCGTGTCGCTCGTCACGCCAGCCGATGAGTTGCTGCCCAAGGGGGTCACCATGAATCGCCGGCACGAGTCGCTGCCGATCCGGCTGTGGCACCTGTCCACCCACACCTCGGGCCTGCCACGCCTCCCCTCGAACCTCGACACCTCCGACCCCGACCCGTACGCCAACTACGGCGGCCGCGAGCTCGCCGCGTTCCTCAAGGAGTTCCAACCACGCAAGCGGCCCGGCGAGCAGCAGGCGTACTCGAACCTGGGTGCCGGCTTGCTCGGCAGCCTGCTCGCTCGCGAGCAGAAGACCGGCTACGACGACCTCCTGCAGAAGCGGGTCGTCGAACCGCTCGGGATGAAGGACACGCGGGTCAAGCTCGCTGGGGACCAGCGTGATCGGGTCGCCCCGCCGCACACGGGCGGGGGACTCGCGGCGCGCGAGTGGGGCTTCGACCAGCTCGCCGGCGCCGGGGGAATCCACAGCACCGCCAACGACCTCTTGAGCTTCGCTCAGGCCCAGCTCGACCCGCCCGAAGGCGATCTCGGCCAGGCGATCGATCTCGCTTGGATGATCCATCAGCAGCCGATCGACGAGGACGATTTCGCCATGGGGCTCGGCTGGCACGTCGCGCGCGACGGCTCGACCCGCTGGCACAACGGCCAGACGAGCGGTTACCACGCCGCGCTGTTCATCAGCCGTCGGTTCGACGCGGCGGCGATCGTCCTGACGAACACCGCCACGGGCGAAGTCGACGCGCTGGCGGGCCAGATCATCCGACTGCTGGCGGGACAGAAAGAGAAGCCTCGCGAGTTCGAGAAGACGCTCGAAATCGATCCCGAGCTGATGCGGGGCTACGCGGGCGTCTACCGGTTCGCTCCCGGCGTGGACCTGACCGTGACCACGCAGGGGGGCCGGCTGATGGCTCAACTCACGGGGCAGCCGGCGGTGCGTGTCTACCCGCGCAGCGAGACCGAGTGGTTCTACAAGGTGGTCGAGGCCACACTCACCTTCCAAGCCGACGGCAAGGGACGCGGGACCGCCGTGGAACTGTTCCAGAACGGAATCCGCCAGACCGCCAAGCGGGTCGATTAA
- the prsA2_2 gene encoding Foldase protein PrsA 2 precursor — protein sequence MPLRRCCLLFVTAVLACAPLRAAAQATANASDAQLLSECEVIARINSEVILACELEWQVRLMFEQRFGPQATKLIDSPLLAQAREGLLKRIILNRIDVALLYADFRSNAPQADMDSIEKQLQGPFEESEIPRLMKTTGVEDRGELEAKLLQLGTSLEERRQDFVRTMIAQTWMRQAVKYDKEVTHDQMLDYYHEHEPDYDQPDRARWEELMVRFDKHPGKREAWAALARLGNRAHTAAALKAADQPAFEALAEKHSDAFNADDGGQYDWTTKGSLTASAVDDALFSLPIGQMSPILEGPMGFHVVRVLERKPAGPTPFSEVQADIRKSLHDERFKVAIDDKLNELKRNARLWTVFTGDLSYEKLSEMQKPEVRR from the coding sequence GTGCCGCTGCGCCGCTGCTGCCTGTTGTTCGTCACCGCCGTGCTAGCGTGCGCGCCCTTGAGGGCCGCAGCTCAGGCGACCGCCAACGCTTCCGACGCCCAGTTGCTGTCGGAGTGCGAGGTCATTGCGAGGATCAACAGCGAGGTGATCCTCGCTTGCGAGCTAGAGTGGCAGGTGCGGCTCATGTTCGAGCAGCGTTTCGGACCTCAGGCAACGAAGCTCATCGACTCGCCGCTGCTGGCGCAAGCGCGAGAGGGTCTGCTCAAGCGGATCATCCTGAACCGCATCGACGTCGCGTTGCTGTACGCCGACTTCCGCAGCAACGCGCCGCAAGCCGATATGGATTCGATCGAGAAGCAACTCCAAGGGCCCTTCGAGGAGAGCGAAATCCCGCGCCTCATGAAGACAACCGGCGTCGAGGATCGCGGCGAACTGGAAGCCAAACTGCTCCAGCTGGGCACCTCGCTCGAAGAACGCCGGCAGGACTTTGTTCGCACGATGATCGCCCAGACCTGGATGCGTCAGGCGGTGAAGTACGACAAGGAAGTCACCCACGACCAGATGCTCGACTACTACCACGAGCACGAGCCCGATTACGACCAACCCGATCGAGCACGGTGGGAAGAGCTGATGGTCCGGTTCGACAAGCACCCCGGCAAGCGGGAGGCTTGGGCCGCTTTGGCGCGGCTAGGCAACCGGGCGCACACGGCCGCCGCCTTGAAAGCTGCCGATCAGCCCGCTTTCGAGGCGCTCGCCGAGAAGCACTCCGATGCTTTCAACGCCGACGATGGGGGTCAGTACGACTGGACGACCAAGGGTTCACTCACCGCGAGCGCCGTGGACGACGCCTTGTTCAGCCTACCCATCGGCCAAATGAGCCCGATCCTCGAGGGCCCGATGGGCTTCCACGTCGTCCGAGTCCTCGAGCGCAAGCCGGCGGGGCCCACCCCCTTCAGCGAGGTGCAGGCCGACATCCGCAAGAGCCTGCACGATGAGCGTTTCAAGGTGGCGATCGATGACAAGCTCAATGAGCTGAAACGCAACGCCAGGCTGTGGACCGTCTTCACCGGCGACCTGAGCTACGAGAAGCTCTCCGAGATGCAGAAACCAGAAGTCCGGCGCTAG
- the uvrC gene encoding UvrABC system protein C, whose amino-acid sequence MADDPTTIETDPAGDDGEAAPELPKTQAEFFARAGEKVRSKFPTTPGVYLFQDEKARVLYVGKAKNLRARAGSYFLQAAAEDQRTAQLVREAYDIDFLDAESEVDALLLESRLVKDIQPKFNRELRDDKTFPYLQITTHEDFPRVEITREPKSSAAKLYGPFTSVYALRGALQVLQKIFKFRTCSLDIEENDERWRWFRPCLLASIDQCTAPCNLRVSKEDYRRDIARLRTFLEGGRTKLLKELTAEMDVASQELRFEKAARLRDEIRLLERLDERGELEEDVQPEVFYVDPKKGLAGLQKVLKLPEQPRVIEGVDIAHLGGNETVASLVQFIDGLPFKPGYRRFRIREVQGIDDFASIREVVARRFGRLEKSGEAFPDILLIDGGKGQLSRGMQAFESLGITPPTVISLAKKEELVYRPGESEPIRLSRHAFALRLLQYVRDESHRFAQHYHHLLRRKRTLGE is encoded by the coding sequence ATGGCGGACGACCCGACCACAATCGAAACCGACCCCGCCGGCGACGACGGCGAGGCCGCGCCCGAGCTGCCCAAGACCCAGGCCGAGTTCTTCGCCCGAGCCGGGGAGAAGGTGCGCAGCAAGTTCCCCACCACGCCGGGCGTCTACCTGTTCCAGGACGAGAAGGCCCGCGTCCTCTACGTCGGCAAGGCGAAGAACCTCCGCGCCCGCGCGGGCAGCTACTTCCTCCAGGCGGCTGCGGAAGACCAGCGGACCGCGCAGCTGGTCCGCGAGGCGTACGACATCGACTTCCTCGACGCCGAGTCGGAGGTCGACGCGCTGCTGCTGGAGTCACGGCTGGTCAAGGACATCCAGCCGAAGTTCAACCGCGAACTGCGCGACGACAAGACTTTCCCCTACCTGCAGATCACGACGCACGAGGACTTTCCGCGTGTCGAGATCACCCGCGAGCCGAAGTCTTCCGCGGCGAAGCTGTACGGGCCGTTCACGAGCGTCTACGCGCTGCGCGGGGCGCTGCAGGTCCTGCAGAAGATCTTCAAGTTCCGCACGTGCAGCCTCGACATTGAAGAGAACGATGAGCGCTGGCGGTGGTTCCGACCCTGCCTCCTGGCATCGATCGACCAATGCACGGCGCCGTGCAATCTGCGGGTGTCGAAAGAGGACTACCGCCGCGATATTGCAAGGCTGCGGACCTTTCTGGAGGGGGGCCGCACAAAGCTCCTCAAAGAATTGACCGCCGAGATGGACGTGGCCTCCCAGGAGCTGCGCTTCGAGAAGGCGGCCCGGCTGCGTGACGAGATCCGTTTGCTCGAGCGGCTCGACGAGCGAGGCGAGCTTGAGGAGGACGTGCAGCCGGAGGTCTTCTACGTCGATCCGAAGAAGGGCCTCGCCGGCTTGCAGAAGGTCTTGAAGCTCCCCGAGCAGCCGCGGGTGATCGAGGGCGTGGACATCGCCCACCTGGGCGGCAACGAGACGGTCGCCTCGCTCGTGCAGTTCATCGACGGCCTCCCCTTCAAGCCGGGCTACCGCCGGTTCCGCATCCGCGAGGTCCAGGGCATCGACGACTTCGCGAGCATCCGCGAGGTGGTCGCGCGGCGGTTCGGGCGGCTGGAGAAGTCGGGCGAGGCGTTCCCCGACATCCTGCTGATCGACGGCGGCAAAGGCCAGCTCTCGCGCGGCATGCAGGCGTTCGAGTCGCTCGGCATCACCCCGCCGACCGTGATCTCGCTCGCAAAGAAAGAGGAGCTGGTTTACCGGCCCGGCGAGAGCGAGCCGATCCGCCTCAGCCGCCACGCCTTCGCGTTGCGTCTGCTGCAATATGTCCGCGACGAGTCGCACCGCTTCGCCCAGCACTACCACCACCTGCTCCGCCGAAAGCGGACGTTAGGTGAGTAA